TTTTTAAGGATGTTATTTAATTGGTTAATTTGCTCATTATGATTTGGTCTTACCCAAAATCCAGATGTAGATTTAATTCTACCATTACAGAGGTCGTCTAAAACATCGAAAGCAACTGTATATCCTCTATGGTACATTTTGTAAATTCCACGATTAGGGCAAGACTTTCCTTTTTTGTCAAAGAAAACTATTGTGTCTCCTTTTATCTCATAGTTAGAAATAACATCAATAGAATTATTATCTCCTAAATCTGTTTCTGCAACACCATTTTCTTTAAAATGGATTTTTACAAGACCATGAGGGCTCATATGTTTCCAAAGACCAATGATAGTGCTATCACTTGGTTTTATAATTTTAAAAGTACTTTCTGAATCAGGTTTGCTAGTTACTTTTTTGCAATTACTAAATGAAATTATTGTAAAGACAATCAATAAAAGTTTTAAAGTTTTCATCTTACTTATTTTTCTAATTTAATTTGTATCAATTTTAGAATGTACTTTATCTCTTCTTCATTTTTAACATCAATTTCTATAATTCTGCCTTCCATATATTTTTTAGCCTCAGACAGTTTTGTTTTAATCGTTTCTGGTAATTCGCTTTCTAATATTTTGTTAGTTGCTTTGTCTCCAAATGTAAATGCAACTCTAAAATATTTGTAATAAGGAACCACAAATAGCACATTTCGTTTTTTGTGAAATAACTTTAAAAGCCATCCTGTTTTTTTATTATAGAATTTCCATTCAGGTTTTAAATGCCCATATTCACTTTCGATGAATTCTTTAATTTCTGTTAGAAACATATAAGATGCTTCCAAATCTACTGAAAGCATTTTTTCTGTAGGTTCTATTAGTTTGTCATTATAAATACTTCCCGCCATTTTTTATCTTATTTATTAAGTACTTTATTTAAAACTTTATCAAACCTAGAGTCCATACAAATGCTAATGTCTGTGGTTATAAATTGTCCATCTAAAAATAAACTAAAAATTGTTGCAGGACTTGGTGCATTTTGTGCTTCTTCTTTCGTTTTTAATTTGATAACTTTAAGCGATAAACTTCTTTTCTCTGCAGTTTCTTTAATAGAATTTAAAGCATGAAATTCAGCAAAAGGACATCTGTTAGAGTAGTAGACAACAATTCCTTTTTTATCTTGACAACTACCAGATTTTACAGATTCATTAAATGTAGGGTTTTTAGATTCTGAGTCAATTTTTAGCGTTAAAAGACTAAATCCGCTTATAGTTTTATCAACTTCTATAAAACCTTGTTTTAAAAACCATTTGGTATCACTCATAAAATGGAACTTCTTTGTTCCTACAACAGTTACTAAGCCACTTTTTTGATGATTTTTAGCATCATCAATCGCAGATTGTAATAGTTTTTTTGCGTGACCTTGTTTTTTATATTTTCCAGAAACCCAAAAACAGTTGATGTTTAAATAATTTGGAGCTGTGATAGGACCCCTTGATTCTTCTGCATTTCCATACTCTATAAATACTTTTGCTCTTTCATTAATTCGTCTAAAAACATAACCTTTCTCAAATTCGTTTTTAAGCCAGTCTTTTTTAGCATCATAACTTTCTTTATACTTCTTATCAGAGATTGCACAACAAATGTGTTCTTTTGATATAGAATCTGAATTTAAAGTTATAAAATTACTCATAATAAAAAGGTCTTTACAAGAGTGTAAAATATCATTTTTGGAGAGGGGAATCAATGATAATAATCATAAAAAAAGAGCCTTTCTTTATAGAAAAGCTCTTGAGAATTAATTTATTTGAAATTTATATTATTTAGTTTTTAAAATATCACTTGGTGCAGGTACTAATTCAATTTTAAAACCAATGGCATTATTTACTTTTAAATCTGTAGGAATTTCTACAACTAATTCATCTTTCTTTTGAATCCATTTTATTTTTCCATTATATCCCATAATAGAAACTTCTTTTATGGCATCATTAAGAACTCTGTCTTCAAATCCTAAAGCGTCGAAGCTAAAAGATGTACGCCCTTTTTCTTGTTTCATTATAAAAGCATACACTGTTTGTCCGTTTTTAGTATAACGTACATCATTAGGTGTAAACCCTTTGTCGTGCATATTTCCGTGCAACTTCATAACTGCATTAGTTGGTCCTTGACCAAAAACTGTAAACGGACGCGTTTTGTAAATACCTTCTCCATTTACTTTTAACCAAGCACCAATTTCTTTTAAAATAGCTTGCTGATCTTCTGGAATAACGCCGTGTTTATTAGGAGCCACGTTTAATAACAAACAACCATTTTTACTTACAATATCTATTAAATCGTTAATGTAAGCACTTGCTTTACGCATTTGATAATCGTTTGTATAACCCCAACGCCAGCCACCTAAAGACATATCTGTTTGCCAAGGTTCTTGTCTAATTCTATCTAATTTACCACTTTCTATATCTAAAACTGCAGCACCGTCTTTTACAGGTTTCCATTTAATGTTTTTGTAGTTTAAAACAACTTCTTGTTTTTCTTTTAAACCTTGGTTGTAATAGTTGGCAATAAACTTTTTACGATATTCTTCGTAAGCAGGTTCGCTAAAACCAAGATCGAACCAAAATAAATCTGGTTTGTATTGCGTCATCATATCCATAGATCTTTTGTACCAATGTTTTACAAATTCTTTAGATGCTGGTTCCCAACGATCGTGTTTTTTTCCGTAGAAATCTTCTAAATCCGGATTCATACTTTCAAACTTGTCTTTATAAGTCCACCAATGCCAACCGTAAGCAAAGTGAGAAGACATACCTACTTTTAATCCGTGTTTTTTAGCTTCTTTAAAAATAGAACCTACAATATCTTTTTTAGGTCCCATTGTTGTAGATTTCCAACGAGTAACTTTAGAATCGTACATTGCAAAACCATCACAATGTTCACCAACAGGAACCACATATTTAGCACCAGCTTCAACAAAAAGATCTACCCATTCTTTGGCATCAAATTTCTCTGCTTTAAACATTGGTATAAATTTGGTGTATCCAAAATCTTCTGGTTTTCCGAAATTTTCTGAATGATATTTGTAATCTCCTGAAGGTTCATTTGCAGGATTTCCTAAAGCATCAACCTGTCCTTCATTCCACATATGATATCCATACCATTCTGAGCTTCCATAAGCAGGAACTGTTGTTGGACCCCAGTGAATAAAGATTCCGAATTTTACATCTTGAAACCATTCTGGAGTTTCATATTTTACTAATGATTCCCAATTTGGTTTGAATTTTTCTTGGGCAGAAGTAGTGTTAATGATG
The window above is part of the Polaribacter sp. SA4-12 genome. Proteins encoded here:
- a CDS encoding N-acetyltransferase, which gives rise to MSNFITLNSDSISKEHICCAISDKKYKESYDAKKDWLKNEFEKGYVFRRINERAKVFIEYGNAEESRGPITAPNYLNINCFWVSGKYKKQGHAKKLLQSAIDDAKNHQKSGLVTVVGTKKFHFMSDTKWFLKQGFIEVDKTISGFSLLTLKIDSESKNPTFNESVKSGSCQDKKGIVVYYSNRCPFAEFHALNSIKETAEKRSLSLKVIKLKTKEEAQNAPSPATIFSLFLDGQFITTDISICMDSRFDKVLNKVLNK
- a CDS encoding DUF3788 family protein, giving the protein MAGSIYNDKLIEPTEKMLSVDLEASYMFLTEIKEFIESEYGHLKPEWKFYNKKTGWLLKLFHKKRNVLFVVPYYKYFRVAFTFGDKATNKILESELPETIKTKLSEAKKYMEGRIIEIDVKNEEEIKYILKLIQIKLEK
- a CDS encoding alpha-L-fucosidase, producing MKNKSLLVIVILAIIINTTSAQEKFKPNWESLVKYETPEWFQDVKFGIFIHWGPTTVPAYGSSEWYGYHMWNEGQVDALGNPANEPSGDYKYHSENFGKPEDFGYTKFIPMFKAEKFDAKEWVDLFVEAGAKYVVPVGEHCDGFAMYDSKVTRWKSTTMGPKKDIVGSIFKEAKKHGLKVGMSSHFAYGWHWWTYKDKFESMNPDLEDFYGKKHDRWEPASKEFVKHWYKRSMDMMTQYKPDLFWFDLGFSEPAYEEYRKKFIANYYNQGLKEKQEVVLNYKNIKWKPVKDGAAVLDIESGKLDRIRQEPWQTDMSLGGWRWGYTNDYQMRKASAYINDLIDIVSKNGCLLLNVAPNKHGVIPEDQQAILKEIGAWLKVNGEGIYKTRPFTVFGQGPTNAVMKLHGNMHDKGFTPNDVRYTKNGQTVYAFIMKQEKGRTSFSFDALGFEDRVLNDAIKEVSIMGYNGKIKWIQKKDELVVEIPTDLKVNNAIGFKIELVPAPSDILKTK